The genomic window CCACCACAATTGTGCCGCGAATCAGATCACCCTGCACTGGCGATGCACGGGTGGTCTAACGTCACCATCGTCTCGATCTATCCCCATGACGGATGACAAACCAACATCTCTCTCAGCCCTCGCGCTAAGGTAGAAAGTGTTTGCTCTTTACTAGATATCACTATGCTCCTGCACCTTAGCACCTGGCCCGAGATTGACGACTACCTGACCCGCTCCCAGGGTTTAATTCTACCCATTGGCTCCACGGAGCAGCATGGGCCGACTGGATTGATTGGTACCGATGCAATTTGTGCTGAAGCGATCGCCCATGGGGTGGGTGATGCAACTCAGGCATTGGTAGGTCCGACGATTAACGTGGGCATGGCGCTGCACCATACGGCATTTCCTGGCAGCATTAGCCTGCGTCCTAGTACCTTGATCTTGGTGATTCGTGACTATTTGGTGAGCTTGACGAAGGCGGGGTTTCGCCAATTCTTTTTCATTAACGGTCACGGCGGTAATGTGGCCACGCTGAAGGCGGCCTTTGCAGAAAGCTATGCGGTGTTGAGCGATTTGCCTATTCCAGGAGGCGATCGCGTTCAGTGTCAGGTAGCCAATTGGTATATGTGTGGTTCGGTGTATCGGTTG from Candidatus Obscuribacterales bacterium includes these protein-coding regions:
- a CDS encoding creatininase family protein, producing the protein MLLHLSTWPEIDDYLTRSQGLILPIGSTEQHGPTGLIGTDAICAEAIAHGVGDATQALVGPTINVGMALHHTAFPGSISLRPSTLILVIRDYLVSLTKAGFRQFFFINGHGGNVATLKAAFAESYAVLSDLPIPGGDRVQCQVANWYMCGSVYRLAKELYGNEEGSHATPSEVALTQYVYPDSIKTTYLDPNVSSGYPIYSAAEFRRRYPDGRMGSNPALATPDHGRQLYELAVKDLSRQYLEFLTSA